The stretch of DNA TAGGGCGGCTGTGGCCTATGTTGCGCGCGGCGCGGACCTCGTCGTCCACGCGGCGGCGTACGTGAGCGTGGAGGAGTCTGTCGAGAAACCTGAGCTATACATGGAGAACAACGTCCTCGGAGCGTTATCGGTAGCTAGGGCATGCCTCGAATCGGGCGTGCCCTTGCTCTACTTCAGCTCGGCCTCTGTGTACGGCGAGCCGCAGCGCCTACCCATCGACGAGAGCCACCCCACTAAGCCCCTCTCACCTTACGGGCTGAGCAAGCTGTTCGGCGAGCAAATACTCGAGCTCTACCGCGGGCAGGGTCTGAAGTACACCATCTTTAGGCTCTTCAACGTTTACGGCCCCGGCCAGACCAGCAGCTACGCTGGAGTGGTAACCAGGTTTATCGAAAGAGCGCTAGCGGGCGAAAAGCTCACCATATACGGGGACGGGACTCAGACACGGGACTTCGTGCACGTGACAGACGTGGCCAGGGCTGTGGAGCTGGTTCTCGAGAAG from Infirmifilum sp. NZ encodes:
- a CDS encoding NAD-dependent epimerase/dehydratase family protein, with product MGSVVITGGAGFIGHNLGLFLKERGHTVTLVDTLERASPLALERLRRAGLPVIRADVRNRAAVAYVARGADLVVHAAAYVSVEESVEKPELYMENNVLGALSVARACLESGVPLLYFSSASVYGEPQRLPIDESHPTKPLSPYGLSKLFGEQILELYRGQGLKYTIFRLFNVYGPGQTSSYAGVVTRFIERALAGEKLTIYGDGTQTRDFVHVTDVARAVELVLEKGASGEVFNIASGKPTTINELALLVRKLACPDCGVEYQPPRPGDIKHSYADISKARKTLGFEPKIGLEDGLRDLILLARAKQW